The Daucus carota subsp. sativus chromosome 7, DH1 v3.0, whole genome shotgun sequence genome window below encodes:
- the LOC108195962 gene encoding protein TOPLESS translates to MSSLSRELVFLILQFLDEEKFKETVHKLEQESSFYFNMKYFEEEVHNGNWDEVEKYLSGFTKVDDNRYSMKIFFEIRKQKYLEALDKNDRPKAVEVLVKDLKVFASFNEDLFKEITQLLTLENFRENEQLSKYGDTKSARAIMLVELKKLIEANPLFRDKLQFPNLKNSRLRTLINQSLNWQHQLCKNPRPNPDIKTLFVDHSCAQPNGACAPSPANNPLLGSLPKVGGFPPLGAHGPFQTTAAPAPTPLAGWMSNTPTVNHLPVSSGAIGFGGPSMPAALKHPRTPPANPSLDYPSGDSDHVTKRTRPMGICDEVNLPINVLPMSFPGHGPSQAFNSPDDLPKNVARTLNQGSSPMSMDFHPTKQTLLLVGTNVGDIGLWETGSKERLVLKNFVVWNVTACSTTLQAAIVKDPGVSVNRVIWSPDGSLFGIAYSRHIVQMYSYHGDDDIRQHLEIDAHIGGVNDLAFSHPNKQLCVITCGDDKTIKVWDANTGAKQYTFEGHEAPVYSVCPHFKENIQFIFSTALDGKIKAWLYDNLGSRVDYDAPGRWCTTMAYSADGTRLFSCGTSKDGESHIVEWNESEGAVKRTYLGFRKRSLGVVQFDTTKNRYLAAGDEFSIKFWDMDNVQILTSIDGDGGLPASPRIRFNKDGSLLAVSTNENGIKILANSDGLRLLRTFENKSYDASRAPESVKPIISVAAAAAAAAASSSGPADRVVSAVSLSGMNGDARNMGDIKPRIADDSSDKSKVWKLTEVSEPSQCRSLKLPENMRVPKISRLIYTNSGNAILALASNAIHLLWKWQRNDRNSSGKATANVSPQLWQPSSGIQMTNEVTDANPEDAVSCFALSKNDSYVMSASGGKISLFNMMTFKTMTTFMPPPPAATFLAFHPQDNNIIAIGMDDSSIQIYNVRVDEVKSKLKGHSKRITGLAFSHVLSVLVSSGADAQLCVWSSDGWERQKNRYLPIPAGRTPTAQSDTRVQFHQDQIHFLVVHETQLAIYETTKLECLKQWVPRESAAPISHATFSCDSQLVYASFLDASVCIFSAAHLHLRCRISPLAYLPHSVSNSNVHPVVIAAHPQEPNQFALGLSDGGVHVFEPLESEGKWGVPPPVENGSASTVPATSVGASGSDQAQR, encoded by the exons ATGTCATCTCTCAGTAGAGAGCTTGTGTTCTTGATCTTACAGTTTCTAGATGAGGAAAAGTTCAAAGAAACTGTTCACAA GCTTGAACAGGAATCGAGTTTTTACTTTAACATGAAGTATTTTGAGGAAGAAGTGCATAATGGGAATTGGGATGAGGTTGAGAAGTACCTCTCTGGTTTTACAAAGGTGGACGACAATCGGTATTCCATGAAAATCTTTTTTGAGATACGGAAGCAGAAGTATCTTGAGGCTCTGGACAA AAATGATCGGCCCAAAGCTGTAGAAGTCCTGGTTAAGGATCTTAAAGTTTTTGCGTCATTCAATGAAGATCTTTTCAAGGAGATTACTCAGCTTTTAACCTTGGAAAATTTCAG GGAAAATGAGCAGCTGTCCAAGTATGGAGATACGAAGTCTGCAAGAGCGATTATGTTGGTTGAACTTAAGAAGCTTATTGAGGCCAATCCTCTGTTCCGAGACAAATTGCAATTTCCCAACCTTAAAAATTCAAGGTTGCGTACACTCATTAACCAAAG CCTAAATTGGCAGCATCAACTTTGTAAAAACCCACGGCCGAATCCAGATATCAAAACTCTTTTTGTGGATCATTCCTGTGCGCAACCAAATGGTGCATGTGCCCCATCACCAGCAAATAATCCATTGCTTGGATCATTACCTAAAGTTGGAGGGTTTCCTCCATTGGGGGCACATGGG CCGTTTCAAACTACAGCAGCACCAGCTCCAACTCCTCTTGCTGGTTGGATGTCCAACACACCTACAGTTAATCACCTTCCAGTTTCCAGCGGAGCTATTGGTTTCGGCGGTCCATCAATGCCAG CTGCTTTGAAGCATCCAAGAACGCCACCAGCAAACCCTTCTTTAGATTACCCTTCTGGAGATTCGGATCATGTGACCAAGAGAACGAGGCCCATGGGAATATGTGACGAG GTAAACCTTCCAATTAATGTATTGCCTATGTCATTCCCTGGGCATGGTCCGAGTCAGGCTTTCAATTCACCTGATGACCTGCCCAAAAATGTTGCAAGGACTTTAAATCAGGGCTCATCTCCTATGAGCATGGATTTTCACCCAACGAAACAGACATTACTTTTAG TTGGTACCAATGTGGGAGATATAGGATTGTGGGAAACTGGTTCCAAGGAGAGACTGGTTCTTAAAAACTTCGTAGTTTGGAATGTTACTGCATGTTCAACGACTCTGCAG GCTGCAATAGTTAAAGATCCCGGTGTATCTGTTAACCGTGTGATTTGGAGCCCCGATGGTTCTTTGTTTG gaATTGCATATTCAAGACACATTGTACAAATGTATTCTTATCATGGGGATGATGATATAAGGCAGCATTTAGAG ATTGATGCTCATATTGGTGGAGTAAACGATCTTGCTTTCTCTCATCCTAATAAGCAGCTATGTGTGATTACCTGTGGGGATGATAAAACAATTAAG GTTTGGGATGCAAATACTGGTGCAAAACAATACACTTTTGAAGGTCATGAAGCTCCTGTTTATTCAGTCTGCCCCCACTTCAAAGAAAATATCCag TTCATATTTTCAACAGCTCTAGATGGAAAGATAAAAGCGTGGTTGTATGACAATTTGGGATCTCGAGTTGATTACGATGCTCCTGGGCGGTGGTGCACGACAATGGCCTACAGTGCTGATGGAACAAG GCTCTTCTCATGCGGAACCAGCAAAGATGGGGAGTCTCACATTGTTGAATGGAATGAAAGTGAAGGGGCTGTGAAAAGGACATATCTGGGCTTCAGAAAACGTTCTCTAGGTGTTGTTCAGTTTGATACAACTAAAAACCGGTATTTAGCTGCTGGTGATGAATTTTCTATTAAGTTCTGGGATATGGACAATGTTCAAATCTTAACAAGCATCGACGGTGATGGAGGCCTTCCG GCGAGTCCACGTATCCGCTTCAACAAAGACGGATCTCTATTGGCAGTGTCAACAAATGAAAATGGGATCAAGATCTTAGCAAATTCTGATGGTCTTCGGTTGCTAcgtacttttgaaaataaatctTATGATGCTTCAAGAGCTCCCGAATCAGTGAAG CCTATAATATCAGTAgcggcagcagcagcagcagctgcTGCTAGTAGTTCTGGACCTGCAGATAGGGTTGTCTCTGCTGTCTCTCTTTCTGGAATG AATGGAGATGCCAGAAATATGGGGGACATTAAGCCGAGAATAGCCGATGATTCGAGTGACAAATCAAAGGTTTGGAAATTGACAGAGGTTTCTGAACCTTCTCAGTGTCGCTCTTTGAAGCTTCCCGAAAACATGAGAGTACCTAAG ATATCAAGGTTGATTTACACTAATTCAGGCAATGCCATATTGGCATTAGCATCAAATGCAATTCATCTTCTGTGGAAATGGCAAAGAAATGACAGAAACTCTAGTGGCAAG GCTACAGCTAATGTTTCACCTCAATTATGGCAACCATCTAGCGGCATTCAAATGACCAATGAAGTTACCGATGCCAACCCCGAGGATGCTGTGTCATGCTTTGCATTGTCGAAAAATGATTCTTATGTGATGTCAGCATCAGGAGGAAAGATATCTTTATTCAACATGATGACTTTCAAG ACAATGACAACTTTCATGCCCCCACCACCGGCAGCAACATTTCTAGCATTCCATCCTCAAGACAATAATATCATTGCTATCGGCATGGATGACTCCTCGATTCAAATATATAATGTCCGTGTGGATGAG GTAAAAAGCAAGCTAAAGGGCCACTCTAAAAGAATAACTGGTCTTGCCTTCTCTCATGTGCTTAGTGTGCTAGTTTCTTCTGGTGCAGATGCTCAG CTGTGTGTGTGGAGCTCTGATGGATGGGAAAGGCAGAAGAACAGATACTTACCTATTCCAGCTGGAAGGACTCCAACAGCACAGTCCGACACTCGGGTACAGTTTCATCAAGACCAGATCCACTTTCTGGTTGTACATGAGACTCAGCTTGCTATATATGAGACGACGAAACTTGAATGTTTAAAGCAG TGGGTACCACGAGAATCTGCTGCTCCTATATCTCATGCAACGTTTTCATGCGATAGTCAGCTGGTCTATGCCAGTTTCTTGGATGCAAGTGTGTGCATATTTAGTGCTGCACACCTCCATCTCCGATGTCGCATCAGTCCTTTGGCTTATCTGCCACATAGTGTCAG CAATTCAAACGTTCACCCAGTAGTGATTGCTGCACATCCACAAGAACCAAATCAATTTGCACTAGGACTATCAGATGGAGGAGTGCATGTATTTGAGCCCCTTGAATCTGAAGGCAAATGGGGTGTGCCCCCACCAGTTGAAAATGGTTCAGCAAGTACTG